The following are from one region of the Oncorhynchus masou masou isolate Uvic2021 chromosome 24, UVic_Omas_1.1, whole genome shotgun sequence genome:
- the LOC135511429 gene encoding obscurin-like, protein MVKQWLQTDFHPTSVVKMLFQPGYPQPAEGSQEERDPTARGHVEAPQFPTELEERPEVEEELYVPEAIEEMPTAPPSIQVPVEDLFVEPGQSATFTIIITGRPTPEIQWYKDGEELLATENVEVVQNGARCSLTVLCPESEDGGIYTCWAYNDLGHTSCQAQLTVEEGPLESQEREVELGKRRKLLSVYDVHEEIGRGTYGVVKRVTHRRTGEGFAAKFLPLRSSTRTRAFQERDLLSRLAHPRVACLLDFFSTRRTLVLVTEACSSRGLLDHLLSKGSVSEREVQMYIQQILEGVGHIHSMNILHLDIKPDNILMVFPPREEIKICDFGFCQEMDTSRHQYSQFGTPEFVAPEIIHQDPVTTASDIWSIGVVAYLCLMCRCPFTGETDRATLMRVGEGTLNWDAPDLTYRSTGAQGFLRTVLQPDPVKRPTAFECLGHEWFQGEHEDETDDINTRALKVFISRRKWQRSLTCLGSVLILKPIPELLDAPLRETSITAPRDPHEPSSTSMSSGSSSEYDEADAWDFFHHCTTADEDEDEEEEEFDPLMERARIPEPFAKLKLEEEEEGTMEEEDEEEEEEEEMGGQMRVLERSLSRQSIGSSDASQQPTPQRERRVSRESSPSLYLSEGDDGSASGSEGGCIARSSLIRSTFYNSSAQLSPMSARHMTLRDKFQAKKQERGRKPLRRSLSSRLNEPLIEYVEDEGETNHGQRRGSLQSSMLKSCSFDSGVSLSHNAPPQRRSKSLDEYSRRSPGSAKRREEESALNLKEVFTDKEEEEKSLDIPPLQVRGRRGSVAVAPKQLTARLQELCAKSPHAGPEKSLRPEEEAGNLAGSQYSLAESLILEHGSEGSSRLDSCEELSHGYPAATQRGRAGDEYDDQEEPLITTSPCSLLQGSEGVEANNEPQCRSGQLQIPPRRTTHPNQNSTARNNGKAEKTILPVKTSPSLSFKAPERPSRASDTEAHLQRHSSTPALQAKPPTGKSPRMSPKVGLMNLLRRQSWAGHSYSQLEGTEQGPTLGELEHKTPTMSLRKKMRASASSLTKLFTKSSSKEDLTKGGPIVKGSSPAPPEQKASAGLESAKKKSTLFSFKIPKIPAFKKNKEMLIHLTRPDVHQLEAGGFLLVWRPVQSSDPVVYCVQYSTDGGEWKLLCEEVTDSCYVVKDLLRGAGYVFRVGCITKKGAGPFSDPSPPVVMATHPKETHIPLIQTEYPGSKGSGSRGQPSHKTYSFLAEINRGRFSVVTQCQDGQSQQLFAAKITPYRPENRALVLREYQLLKKLNHPHLVQLHTAYITPHCLVLIQELCAGRELLYNLTERDLYAELHVAELLAQILSAVDYLHSRRVVHLDLKSDNMLVTDRNVLKIVDLGSAQSFTPGQTLNIEDIPGQEKETPSSASPQTTGRNRMADGAPEILDGQGVGPETDIWAIGVLAFIMLSADSPFHSDLNWERDRNIRKGKIQFGRCYPGLSEGAINFIKNTLSIKAWERPSAAECLQNPWVRGERAPSKHRDSILCFSTDKLQAFLTEREVKRDQVRTKLQGPFFQ, encoded by the exons ATGGTGAAGCAATGGCTGCAGACAGACTTCCACCCCACCTCTGTTGTCAAAATGCTCTTCCAGCCTGGATACCCTCAGCC AGCCGAGGGTAGCCAAGAGGAAAGGGACCCTACCGCCAGAGGACACGTGGAGGCTCCACAGTTCCCCACTGAGCTTGAGGAGAGACCGGAGGTTGAGGAGGAACTTTATGTTCCTGAGGCCATAGAGGAAATGCCAACAG ctcctccctccatccaggtgcCGGTGGAGGACCTGTTTGTGGAGCCTGGTCAATCAGCTAccttcaccatcatcatcacaggaAGGCCCACCCCCGAGATTCAGTGGTACAAG gatggagaggagctGTTGGCCACTGAGAATGTGGAGGTGGTCCAGAATGGTGCCCGCTGCTCTCTGACTGTGCTGTGCCCGGAGAGTGAGGACGGTGGCATCTACACCTGCTGGGCCTATAACGACTTAGGACACACCTCCTGTCAGGCTCAGCTGACAGTGGAGGAGG GTCCACTGGAGTcgcaggagagagaggtggagcttGGGAAGAGGAGGAAGCTGCTGTCTGTGTATGACGTCCATGAGGAGATTGGGAG AGGCACGTATGGGGTGGTAAAGCGGGTTACCCACAGGAGGACGGGTGAGGGCTTTGCCGCCAAGTTCCTGCCCCTGAGGAGCAGTACGAGGACCAGGGCGTTCCAAGAGAGGGACCTGCTCTCCCGGCTGGCCCACCCCAGGGTGGCCTGTCTGCTGGACTTCTTCTCTACACGGAGGACCCTGGTCCTGGTCACTGAAGC CTGCTCTTCTCGCGGTCTCCTTGATCATTTGCTGTCGAAGGGATCAGTCAGCGAGAGAGAG GTGCAGATGTACATTCAGCAAATCCTGGAGGGAGTTGGTCACATCCACAGCATGAACATCCTACATCTGGACATCAAA CCGGACAATATCCTGATGGTGTTTCCACCCAGAGAGGAGATCAAGATCTGTGACTTTGGCTTCTGTCAGGAGATGGACACTTCCAGACACCAGTACAGCCAGTTTGGCACCCCTGAGTTTGTGGCCCCTGAGATCATACATCAAGACCCCGTCACTACAGCAAGTGACATCTG GTCCATTGGTGTTGTGGCCTATTTATG TCTGATGTGCCGCTGTCCGTTCACGGGGGAGACGGACCGGGCCACTCTGATGAGGGTGGGGGAGGGGACACTGAACTGGGACGCACCCGACCTCACCTACAGGAGCACCGGTGCCCAGGGCTTCCTCCGCACGGTCCTGCAGCCAGACCCAGT AAAACGACCAACTGCATTTGAGTGTCTGGGGCACGAATGGTTCCAG GGTGAACATGAGGATGAGACTGACGATATCAATACAAGGGCTCTGAAAGTCTTCATCTCAAGGAGAAAATGGCAG cgTTCTCTGACCTGCCTTGGCTCGGTGCTAATCCTGAAGCCCATCCCAGAGCTGCTGGATGCCCCTCTTCGGGAGACCTCCATCACAGCCCCCCGGGACCCCCATGAGCCGAGCAGCACCTCCATGAGCAGCGGCTCCTCCTCTGAGTACGACGAGGCCGATGCCTGGGACTTCTTCCACCATTGCACCACAGCTGACGAGGAtgaagacgaggaggaggaagaattTGACCCTCTCATGGAGAGAGCCAGGATCCCTGAGCCCTTTGCCAAACTGAaattggaggaagaggaggaggggaccatggaggaggaggacgaggaggaggaggaggaggaggagatgggaggacaGATGAGAGTGCTGGAGAGGAGCCTAAGCAGGCAGTCTATAGGGTCCTCGGATGCGTCACAGCAGCCGACCccccagagggagaggagggtcagCCGAGAAAGCAGCCCGTCCCTATACCTCTCCGAGGGGGATGATGGCTCCGCGTCCGGGAGTGAAGGAGGCTGCATCGCCAGGAGCAGCCTGATCCGCAGCACTTTCTACAACAGCTCCGCGCAGCTCTCGCCAATGTCCGCTCGCCACATGACCCTCAGGGACAAGTTCCAGGCCAAGAAGCAGGAGAGGGGCCGCAAGCCGCTCCGCAGAAGCCTCTCTAGCCGCCTCAACGAGCCTCTCATTGAGTATGTGGAGGACGAAGGCGAGACCAATCACGGGCAAAGGCGAGGGTCTTTGCAGTCGTCCATGCTCAAGTCCTGCTCCTTTGACAGCGGGGTCAGCCTCTCGCACAATGCACCACCACAGAGGAGGAGCAAGTCGTTGGACGAGTACTCCCGACGCTCACCAGGATCCGCCAAacgtagagaagaggagagtgctTTGAATCTTAAGGAGGTGTTCACTgacaaggaggaagaggagaagagcttGGACATTCCCCCTCTCCAAGTGAGAGGTAGAAGAGGTTCAGTGGCAGTGGCTCCCAAACAGCTTACGGCCAGGCTTCAGGAACTGTGTGCAAAATCGCCCCATGCTGGTCCAGAGAAGAGCCTCAGGCCAGAGGAGGAGGCGGGGAACCTGGCTGGCTCTCAGTACTCCCTGGCTGAGTCCCTCATCTTGGAGCATGGCTCTGAGGGCTCCAGCAGGCTGGACTCTTGTGAGGAGCTGTCCCACGGCTACCCTGCAGCCACAcaaagagggagagcaggggatgAGTATGATGACCAGGAGGAGCCCCTGATCACAACGTCCCCCTGCTCCCTGCTCCAGGGATCTGAGGGTGTGGAAGCTAATAATGAGCCCCAGTGCCGGAGCGGCCAACTTCAGATCCCACCGAGAAGGACAACCCACCCCAATCAGAACTCAACGGCCAGAAATAATGGTAAGGCAGAGAAGACGATCCTGCCGGTGAAAACCAGCCCCAGCCTGTCCTTCAAGGCCCCAGAGAGACCCTCGAGGGCCAGCGACACAGAGGCACATCTCCAGAGGCACTCATCCACCCCGGCCCTCCAGGCCAAACCGCCCACGGGGAAGTCTCCCAGGATGTCACCCAAGGTTGGGTTGATGAATCTGTTACGTAGGCAGTCCTGGGCGGGGCATTCCTACTCACAACTGGAGGGCACGGAGCAGGGACCCACGCTAGGGGAATTGGAGCACAAAACCCCCACCATGTCACTCAGGAAAAAGATGAGGGCATCAGCCTCTAGCCTCACCAAGCTGTTCACCAAATCGTCCAGCAAGGAGGACTTAACGAAGGGAG GGCCGATTGTAAAGGGTTCCTCTCCTGCTCCACCTGAGCAAAAGGCGAGTGCTGGCTTGGAGAGTGCTAAAAAGAAGTccacattattttcatttaaaATACCTAAAATACCTGCATTCAAGAAGAACAAAG agatgctcatCCACCTGACCAGGCCTGATGTGCACCAATTGGAGGCAGGTGGATTTCTGCTGGTATGGAGACCAGTGCAGTCCAGCGACCCAGTCGTTTACTGTGTTCAGTACAGCACAGACG GTGGGGAGTGGAAGCTACTGTGCGAGGAGGTGACAGACAGTTGCTACGTAGTGAAGGACTTACTCAGAGGAGCAGGATACGTATTCAGGGTGGGCTGCATCACCAAGAAGGGGGCAGGACCTTTCAGCGACCCTTCGCCCCCTGTTGTTATGGCAACTCATCCTAAAG AGACCCACATTCCCCTCATCCAGACCGAGTACCCAGGATCAAAGGGCAGTGGGTCAAGAGGTCAACCTAGCCACAAGACCTACAGCTTCCTCGCAGAGATCAACAG GGGTCGTTTCAGCGTGGTGACCCAGTGTCAGGACGGCCAGAGCCAGCAGCTGTTTGCTGCCAAGATCACCCCTTACAGGCCAGAAAATAGAGCTCTGGTGCTCAGGGAGTACCAGCTGCTTAAGAAGCTCAACCACCCCCACCTGGTGCAGCTGCACACGGCCTACATTACCCCCCACTGCCTGGTGCTTATCCAGGAGCTGTGTGCTGGCAGAGAGCTGCTCTACAACCTGACTGAGAG AGATCTTTATGCTGAACTCCATGTAGCAGAGCTGCTGGCTCAGATCCTGAGTGCTGTGGACTACCTGCACAGCCGCCGCGTCGTCCACCTGGACCTCAAGTCGGACAACATGCTGGTGACGGACCGCAACGTGCTGAAGATCGTAGACCTGGGCTCCGCTCAGTCTTTCACACCCGGACAGACACTCAACATAGAGGACATTCCGGGACAAGAGAAAG AGACTCCATCGAGCGCCTCTCCACAGACAACGGGCAGAAACAGAATGGCAGATGGGG CTCCAGAAATCCTCGACGGACAAGGAGTCGGACCTGAGACCGACATCTGGGCTATTGGGGTTTTGGCTTTTATAAT GTTGAGTGCAGATAGCCCGTTCCATTCAGACCTCAACTGGGAGAGGGACAGAAACATCCGGAAGGGGAAGATCCAGTTTGGCCGCTGCTACCCTGGCTTGTCAGAGGGAGCAATCAACTTCATAAAGAACACACTGAGCATCAAGGCCTG GGAGAGACCCTCGGCGGCTGAGTGCCTCCAGAACCCGTGGGTACGAGGCGAGCGGGCCCCCTCCAAACACAGAGACTCCATCTTGTGTTTCTCCACTGACAAGCTGCAGGCTTTCCTcacggagagagaggtgaaacgAGACCAGGTCCGCACCAAGCTGCAAGGCCCGTTCTTCCAATAA